A section of the Chryseobacterium scophthalmum genome encodes:
- a CDS encoding efflux RND transporter periplasmic adaptor subunit codes for MSLKNISIYSLSLVLILFSCSGKKEEEKTVYESTKFKEKDQNTVQLTDQQIKSVGLTTTFLENKTMEKLVRLNGTVDIAPSHISSLSSIMGGHIKSINVINGSRFSKGQILAVVEDPQFIQLQQDYLVTKAQLESARLNLNRQKDLNTSKASSDKTLQTAQADYSTLNATLRGLEEKLRIIGINAKSLNSSNIRSRINVYAPFSGFVSKILVNNGQYINPSETLFELINPTGLLLELKVFENDINDVKIGQEILVYNNQNPEKKSKAKIISLVPSIENGGSSDAIAKLSASNPDFIKGMYINGEVSVNSRYTLGLPSESVVSFENKNYIFEDLGNKKYKMIPVNTGIYDDKFTEILKAEHLKEKKIVQKGAYSLLMLLKNKAE; via the coding sequence AGTCCTCATTTTATTTTCTTGTTCAGGAAAAAAAGAAGAGGAAAAAACAGTGTATGAAAGCACAAAATTTAAAGAAAAAGACCAGAATACGGTACAGTTAACAGACCAGCAAATAAAATCTGTGGGTTTAACGACCACATTTCTTGAAAATAAAACAATGGAAAAACTGGTTCGTCTGAACGGAACTGTTGATATTGCACCGTCTCATATAAGTTCGCTTTCCAGCATTATGGGTGGTCATATCAAATCGATTAATGTGATTAACGGAAGCCGTTTTAGTAAAGGTCAGATTTTAGCAGTTGTTGAAGACCCGCAATTTATTCAGTTACAGCAGGATTATTTGGTGACAAAAGCGCAATTGGAATCTGCGAGACTGAATCTAAACCGTCAAAAAGATTTGAATACAAGCAAAGCGAGCAGTGATAAAACTTTACAAACCGCACAAGCCGATTATTCTACATTGAATGCAACATTGAGAGGTTTGGAAGAAAAATTAAGAATCATCGGAATCAATGCAAAAAGTTTAAATTCATCAAATATCAGAAGCCGAATTAATGTTTATGCACCTTTCAGTGGTTTTGTAAGCAAAATTTTAGTGAACAACGGGCAATACATTAATCCTTCAGAGACTTTGTTTGAACTGATTAATCCGACAGGTTTATTGCTTGAATTAAAAGTTTTTGAAAATGATATCAATGATGTGAAAATCGGACAGGAAATTTTGGTGTACAATAATCAAAACCCGGAGAAAAAATCGAAAGCAAAAATTATCAGCCTTGTTCCGAGTATTGAAAACGGAGGTTCTTCAGATGCGATTGCCAAACTTTCAGCTTCAAATCCTGATTTTATTAAAGGAATGTACATTAATGGAGAAGTTTCGGTCAACAGCAGATATACATTAGGCTTACCAAGCGAATCGGTGGTTTCTTTTGAAAATAAAAATTACATTTTTGAAGATTTAGGAAACAAAAAATACAAAATGATTCCTGTAAACACAGGGATTTATGATGATAAATTCACCGAAATTTTAAAAGCAGAACATTTAAAGGAAAAGAAAATAGTTCAAAAAGGAGCGTATAGTCTTTTAATGTTGCTTAAAAATAAAGCTGAGTAA